In Bacteroides coprosuis DSM 18011, the following are encoded in one genomic region:
- a CDS encoding Aldose 1-epimerase (COGs: COG2017 Galactose mutarotase~InterPro IPR008183~KEGG: bth:BT_0372 aldose 1-epimerase precursor~PFAM: Aldose 1-epimerase~PRIAM: Aldose 1-epimerase~SPTR: Aldose 1-epimerase;~IMG reference gene:2504107898~PFAM: Aldose 1-epimerase), translating to MENKSNLKREDFQSIIEGKQTDLFILRNNKGMEVAVTNYGCTLLSIMVPDKSNKFDNVILGHSSLKDILSCPEPFLNTVVGRYANRIAKGKFTLNGNEYKLAINNGPNALHGGPTGFHTKVWDATQLNENSIVFKYLSTDGEEGYPGNLKVELTYSLDNNSNSLHINYQATTDQTTVVNLTSHGFFNLSGIGTPTSSIEDNIVYINADHYAPIDEVSIPTGEILKVAGTPMDFTSPKVVGDRINDNFRQLKYGSGYDHCYVLNKIEPKTLTLAASCQDPKSGRLMEVYTTEIGVQLYTGNWLGGFKGAHGATFPARSAICFEAQCLPDTPNKPYFPSAKLEPGEKYLQHTVYKFK from the coding sequence ATGGAAAATAAATCAAATTTGAAAAGAGAAGATTTTCAGTCAATTATTGAAGGAAAACAAACAGACTTATTTATTCTCAGAAACAATAAGGGTATGGAAGTAGCAGTTACCAATTATGGTTGTACTCTCCTTTCTATTATGGTACCCGATAAAAGCAACAAGTTTGATAACGTAATTCTCGGTCATAGTAGCCTAAAAGATATATTAAGTTGTCCAGAACCTTTTTTAAACACAGTTGTAGGAAGATATGCTAACCGAATAGCAAAAGGCAAATTCACCTTAAATGGCAATGAATACAAACTAGCTATTAATAACGGGCCTAATGCTCTACACGGTGGGCCTACAGGCTTTCATACAAAAGTATGGGATGCTACGCAATTAAATGAAAATAGCATAGTCTTTAAATACCTATCTACAGACGGCGAAGAAGGATACCCTGGAAATCTTAAAGTAGAATTAACCTATTCTTTAGATAATAATTCAAATTCACTTCACATAAATTATCAAGCAACAACAGATCAAACAACAGTAGTAAATCTAACCAGTCATGGTTTTTTCAACCTTTCGGGTATAGGAACCCCCACATCAAGCATAGAAGATAATATTGTATATATCAATGCAGACCATTATGCACCCATAGATGAGGTATCCATACCAACAGGTGAAATTTTAAAAGTGGCAGGTACACCTATGGATTTTACATCTCCTAAAGTTGTAGGAGATAGAATTAATGATAATTTCAGACAATTGAAATATGGTTCAGGTTATGATCACTGTTATGTGCTGAATAAAATTGAACCTAAAACCTTAACTCTTGCGGCATCATGCCAAGACCCTAAATCGGGTAGACTAATGGAAGTTTACACAACAGAAATAGGAGTACAATTATATACAGGAAACTGGCTCGGAGGCTTTAAGGGAGCACATGGTGCTACATTCCCTGCTCGAAGTGCTATCTGCTTTGAAGCACAATGCCTTCCCGACACTCCCAATAAACCCTATTTCCCTAGTGCTAAACTAGAACCAGGAGAAAAGTATTTACAACACACAGTATATAAATTCAAATAA
- a CDS encoding mannose-6-phosphate isomerase, class I (COGs: COG1482 Phosphomannose isomerase~InterPro IPR001250~KEGG: bth:BT_0373 mannose-6-phosphate isomerase~PFAM: Mannose-6-phosphate isomerase, type I~PRIAM: Mannose-6-phosphate isomerase~SPTR: Putative uncharacterized protein;~TIGRFAM: Mannose-6-phosphate isomerase, type I~IMG reference gene:2504107897~PFAM: Phosphomannose isomerase type I~TIGRFAM: mannose-6-phosphate isomerase, class I), whose translation MYPFKFEPLLKQTLWGGDKIIPFKHLNESLERVGESWEISGVDDNESVVAEGPDKGLTLTQLVRRHREELVGEDNYSAFGEKFPLLIKFIDAKQDLSIQVHPDDVLAKRRHNSFGKTEMWYVVDADKNAKLRSGFSHEIDATEYKERVKNNTITDVLQEYEIHPGDVFFLPAGRVHSIGAGSFIAEIQQTSDITYRIYDFNRKDANGQTRELHTELAKDAINYEVLNDYRTKYDRVKDEPVELVACPYFTTSVYDLTEEVTCDYSDLDSFVILICVEGSCNLIDNEGNKVSLQAGETILYPALTEEITIMPSEEGVKILETYV comes from the coding sequence ATGTATCCGTTTAAATTCGAACCTCTTTTAAAGCAAACCTTATGGGGTGGTGATAAAATCATACCCTTTAAACATCTAAATGAATCTTTAGAAAGAGTAGGTGAAAGCTGGGAAATATCGGGCGTAGATGACAATGAATCTGTAGTGGCTGAAGGTCCAGATAAAGGTCTAACCTTGACACAGCTTGTTCGTAGACATCGTGAAGAATTAGTAGGAGAAGATAACTATAGCGCATTTGGCGAAAAGTTTCCTCTGCTAATCAAGTTTATTGATGCTAAGCAAGATTTATCTATCCAAGTGCATCCAGATGATGTATTGGCGAAACGTCGTCATAATTCATTTGGTAAAACAGAAATGTGGTACGTTGTTGATGCTGATAAAAATGCTAAGTTGCGTTCTGGTTTCTCTCATGAAATAGACGCTACAGAGTATAAAGAACGCGTAAAGAACAATACGATAACTGATGTATTGCAAGAGTATGAAATACATCCTGGAGATGTGTTTTTCTTACCTGCTGGTAGAGTTCATAGTATTGGCGCAGGATCTTTTATCGCAGAAATTCAACAGACATCAGATATTACTTATCGTATTTACGATTTTAATCGTAAGGATGCCAATGGACAAACTAGAGAGCTTCACACTGAATTAGCTAAAGATGCTATCAATTATGAAGTACTCAATGATTACAGAACCAAATATGATAGAGTAAAGGATGAACCAGTAGAATTAGTAGCATGTCCTTATTTTACAACTTCTGTCTATGATTTAACAGAAGAAGTGACTTGTGACTATTCTGATTTAGACTCTTTTGTAATATTAATATGTGTTGAGGGTAGTTGTAACCTAATCGATAATGAAGGAAATAAAGTTTCTCTTCAAGCAGGTGAAACAATCCTTTATCCAGCACTTACAGAAGAAATTACTATTATGCCTTCTGAAGAGGGTGTGAAAATACTTGAAACATACGTATAA
- a CDS encoding major facilitator superfamily MFS_1 (COGs: COG0738 Fucose permease~InterPro IPR011701~KEGG: pdi:BDI_1665 glucose/galactose transporter~PFAM: Major facilitator superfamily MFS-1~SPTR: Glucose/galactose transporter;~IMG reference gene:2504107899~PFAM: Major Facilitator Superfamily): protein MTKQKQSHILPIIMMIALFGMISFVTGLQNPMGIIVKNQFGATNFMSQLGNLANFIAYLFMGIPSGLLLQKVGYKKTALIAVAVGFVGVGIQYLSGGMGSFGVYLTGAFVSGFSMCMLNAVVNPMLNTLGGGGKKGNQLIQIGGSFNSLNATIVPVLVGYLIGNASQASIKDASPALFIAMGIFALVFVVLLAVNIPEPRLAIQQKEAGKKDPHSPLSFRHFIFGAIAIFVYVGIEVGIPNFSNLYMTSSIAEGGLAMDTTIAGSVVGTYWFLMLIGRLTGGIVGGKISSRVMLGFTATIAGLFVVLAIFSSPETTVNMPVFFSDISFGTAQVPIGIMFLALCGLCTSVMWGGIFNLAVEGLGKYTEAASGIFMMLVCGGGILPAVQGLLADGVSFMASFWLVFAGAIYLLFYALVGYKNVNTNIPVE from the coding sequence ATGACTAAACAAAAACAAAGTCATATCTTGCCTATCATCATGATGATAGCATTATTTGGTATGATCTCGTTTGTAACAGGGTTACAAAATCCGATGGGTATCATCGTGAAAAACCAATTTGGTGCAACCAACTTTATGTCTCAGCTAGGTAACTTAGCAAACTTTATTGCTTACCTTTTTATGGGTATACCTTCTGGACTACTACTTCAAAAAGTAGGTTATAAGAAAACTGCTTTAATTGCTGTAGCTGTAGGTTTCGTAGGAGTAGGTATTCAGTACTTATCTGGCGGAATGGGTAGCTTCGGAGTGTATCTTACAGGTGCATTCGTTTCTGGTTTTTCTATGTGTATGCTTAATGCTGTAGTAAACCCAATGCTTAACACACTAGGTGGTGGAGGTAAAAAAGGTAACCAACTTATCCAAATTGGTGGTTCTTTCAACTCTCTAAATGCAACTATCGTACCCGTATTAGTAGGTTATCTAATTGGTAATGCTTCTCAAGCATCTATCAAAGACGCAAGTCCTGCTTTATTCATCGCAATGGGTATCTTCGCTCTAGTATTTGTTGTACTATTAGCAGTTAACATCCCAGAACCAAGACTTGCTATTCAGCAAAAAGAAGCTGGCAAAAAAGATCCTCACAGCCCACTATCTTTTAGACACTTTATATTTGGAGCAATCGCTATTTTCGTATACGTAGGTATCGAAGTAGGTATTCCAAACTTTAGTAACTTATACATGACTAGTAGTATTGCTGAAGGTGGTCTAGCTATGGACACAACAATTGCTGGTTCTGTAGTAGGTACTTATTGGTTCCTTATGCTTATTGGTCGTTTAACAGGTGGTATCGTAGGTGGTAAAATTTCAAGTAGAGTTATGCTTGGTTTTACAGCTACTATAGCTGGTCTATTCGTAGTCTTAGCTATCTTTAGTTCTCCTGAAACAACAGTTAATATGCCTGTATTCTTTAGTGACATATCATTTGGTACAGCTCAAGTGCCTATTGGCATTATGTTCCTTGCTTTATGTGGTCTTTGTACATCTGTTATGTGGGGTGGTATTTTCAACCTTGCAGTAGAAGGATTAGGAAAATACACAGAAGCAGCTTCTGGTATCTTTATGATGCTTGTTTGTGGTGGTGGTATTCTTCCTGCAGTTCAAGGTTTACTTGCTGATGGAGTTAGCTTCATGGCTAGTTTCTGGTTAGTATTTGCTGGAGCTATCTACCTATTATTCTATGCACTAGTAGGATACAAAAATGTAAATACAAATATTCCTGTAGAATAA
- a CDS encoding helix-turn-helix domain protein (InterPro IPR001387~KEGG: bvu:BVU_3759 hypothetical protein~PFAM: Helix-turn-helix type 3~SMART: Helix-turn-helix type 3~SPTR: Toxin-antitoxin system, antitoxin component, Xre family;~IMG reference gene:2504107895~PFAM: Helix-turn-helix) produces MNKDIYASSNSTIISDLGKRYAEYRKRMGYTQKEVSEQTGLSVFTISSFESGASAGITLASLLKLLRAIESLEEVEKLLPELPLSAKELFKQNKMK; encoded by the coding sequence ATGAATAAAGATATATACGCATCATCAAATAGTACGATAATTAGCGATTTAGGAAAACGTTATGCAGAGTATCGTAAAAGAATGGGGTACACTCAAAAGGAGGTCTCGGAACAAACAGGATTAAGTGTTTTTACGATTAGTTCATTTGAAAGTGGAGCATCTGCAGGGATAACTTTGGCATCACTTTTGAAACTTCTTCGAGCAATAGAAAGTTTAGAAGAGGTAGAAAAATTACTGCCAGAATTGCCTCTGAGCGCTAAAGAATTATTCAAACAGAATAAAATGAAGTAG